From the Natronogracilivirga saccharolytica genome, one window contains:
- a CDS encoding SusC/RagA family TonB-linked outer membrane protein: MFRNVLLSLVICLFAAPVALSQTGSLTGEVTDAQTGETLAGVNVFIEELEVGDVSNVDGQYVIENIPTGEHLVSVTYVGYATIEESVTISEGENILNFEMDVDMVGLDEMVVVGYGERVRRDVTGSVSSVSAEQIENTPVTTPEQLLQGRTAGVQVSSASGVAGGVVNVRVRGSSSIQAGNQPLYVIDGIPVTTGETGGELGQRTNALADLNPGDIESIEVLKDASATAIYGSRGANGVVLITTKQGEAMDRTDISVNYFRGVTDATFDWDVLDGPQWSEVYREAFDNYSLLTQGEVIPGFETFMDYPEVPDADEAPTYDFVDESFRTGTLQELSVSARGGDVSTRYYVSGTYHQTEGYIIENEFQRLSARLNLEHDATERIRVGANVGLTRTMNDRAPTDNLVAGTLTSAALIPPVVPIYQDEEAEIYNFANPWNIADNPVAVAENNQYSTNHWRVLGNLFGEVRPTQHLTLRLSGGLDLLNSDDYRRYSELTGDGAPTGLGSQNVRETENWTVTATANYSRTFEDVHRLTAVAGTELQRHQRLQVTAAGTAFVSDLFPNVASAADVLDYTSFVDDNFGMESYFTRATYTYDDRYTIEGSARIDGSSRFGEDNRYGFFPAGAVAWRISEEDFFDIDTFTDLRFRVSYGITGNDQIGDFQSRGLFGGADYANLPGLYPSQLANPDLTWESTYQFDIGMDAALFEDRVSLSADYYHSRTDDMLLPVQTPYSSGFQNVVQNVGSMVNQGVELTLETLNLAGEFQWTTRFNVSYNENEVTELVDGEDISAGLQRVREGEPLGSFYLIRWHGVDPETGEAQWLDKEGEITNDPGDGDRVIAGQVDPSWFGGIENSFNYRGFGLDVFFQYATGHDVYNDTYRFMMTPATFNLHTDYMDRWQEPGDETDVPRNVFGDLADDATRASTRFLEDGSYIRLRELTLSYNLPHNFTEQLGIANARLFVQGTNLWTSHNLSVGDPEGSADGASGNLDRGELFFTPPQQRTITGGVNLNF; encoded by the coding sequence ATGTTCAGAAATGTACTGTTGTCATTGGTGATCTGCCTCTTTGCAGCACCGGTTGCTTTGTCGCAAACCGGCAGCCTGACAGGAGAGGTCACAGATGCCCAAACAGGAGAAACACTGGCTGGTGTTAATGTATTTATTGAAGAACTGGAGGTAGGTGACGTGAGTAATGTCGATGGACAGTATGTCATCGAGAATATCCCGACCGGTGAGCATCTGGTCAGCGTTACTTACGTCGGTTACGCAACAATTGAAGAGTCAGTAACCATATCAGAGGGAGAAAACATCCTGAACTTTGAAATGGATGTGGATATGGTCGGACTTGACGAAATGGTCGTTGTCGGTTATGGCGAACGTGTTCGCCGCGATGTCACCGGTTCCGTATCATCCGTAAGCGCCGAACAAATTGAAAATACACCGGTTACCACTCCGGAACAGCTCCTCCAGGGACGAACCGCAGGTGTTCAGGTGTCTTCCGCATCCGGTGTTGCAGGCGGAGTTGTTAACGTCCGTGTCCGCGGTTCATCATCAATCCAGGCCGGCAATCAGCCGCTGTATGTCATTGATGGTATACCCGTGACTACCGGTGAAACTGGTGGGGAGCTTGGTCAACGCACAAATGCTCTTGCTGATCTCAATCCGGGCGATATCGAGTCCATTGAGGTGCTCAAGGATGCCTCCGCTACCGCTATTTATGGTTCCAGAGGCGCAAATGGTGTTGTCCTGATCACTACCAAGCAGGGTGAGGCCATGGACCGTACAGACATTTCGGTAAACTATTTCCGTGGTGTGACCGATGCCACGTTTGACTGGGATGTACTTGATGGTCCCCAGTGGTCCGAAGTATATCGGGAGGCATTTGACAATTATTCCTTGCTTACCCAGGGAGAAGTAATTCCCGGATTTGAGACATTTATGGACTATCCGGAAGTCCCGGACGCTGATGAAGCTCCGACATATGATTTTGTTGATGAGTCATTCCGTACCGGAACGCTGCAGGAACTCAGCGTATCGGCAAGAGGCGGAGATGTATCGACGCGGTACTATGTAAGCGGTACGTACCATCAAACCGAAGGATATATCATTGAGAATGAATTTCAGCGCCTCAGCGCCAGGCTGAACCTGGAGCATGATGCAACAGAACGCATCCGTGTAGGTGCTAATGTGGGACTGACCCGGACGATGAATGACCGTGCACCGACCGATAACCTGGTTGCCGGTACACTCACTTCCGCCGCTCTCATTCCACCGGTTGTCCCGATATATCAGGATGAGGAAGCTGAAATTTACAATTTTGCCAATCCCTGGAATATTGCGGACAACCCGGTTGCCGTAGCAGAAAACAATCAGTACTCCACTAATCACTGGCGTGTACTGGGTAATCTTTTCGGTGAGGTCCGTCCGACACAGCATCTTACTCTCAGACTGTCAGGTGGACTTGACCTGCTCAACTCCGATGATTACCGCCGCTATTCTGAGCTTACCGGTGACGGTGCTCCAACCGGACTTGGTTCACAAAACGTGCGTGAAACTGAGAACTGGACAGTCACCGCGACAGCCAATTATTCCCGCACATTTGAGGATGTACACAGGCTGACTGCAGTTGCCGGGACGGAATTGCAGCGCCATCAGCGTCTTCAGGTAACTGCAGCAGGTACGGCATTCGTCAGTGACCTTTTCCCGAATGTCGCTTCGGCTGCAGATGTACTTGACTACACTTCCTTTGTTGATGACAACTTCGGAATGGAATCTTATTTCACCCGTGCAACTTATACTTATGATGACCGATACACAATCGAAGGAAGTGCACGTATCGACGGATCTTCCCGCTTTGGGGAAGATAATCGCTACGGATTCTTCCCGGCCGGTGCCGTTGCATGGAGGATCAGTGAAGAGGATTTCTTTGATATCGACACCTTTACCGATCTCAGATTCCGCGTAAGTTACGGTATCACGGGTAATGATCAGATTGGTGATTTTCAGTCCAGAGGACTCTTCGGCGGTGCTGATTATGCCAATCTCCCGGGACTCTATCCTTCTCAGCTGGCCAATCCGGACCTGACCTGGGAGAGTACTTATCAGTTTGATATCGGAATGGACGCTGCACTGTTTGAAGACAGGGTCTCACTCTCGGCTGATTACTATCACAGCCGCACCGATGACATGCTGCTTCCCGTTCAGACTCCGTACTCCAGCGGATTTCAGAATGTTGTACAAAACGTGGGCAGTATGGTCAACCAGGGTGTCGAACTCACACTCGAGACTCTGAATCTCGCCGGTGAATTCCAGTGGACCACCCGTTTCAATGTTTCCTATAATGAAAATGAAGTCACAGAGCTCGTAGACGGAGAGGATATTTCCGCCGGACTTCAGCGGGTAAGAGAAGGCGAACCGCTTGGAAGCTTTTATCTGATTCGCTGGCATGGAGTAGATCCGGAGACAGGAGAAGCACAATGGCTTGATAAAGAGGGTGAAATTACCAATGATCCCGGTGACGGAGATCGAGTAATTGCCGGACAGGTCGACCCGTCATGGTTTGGCGGTATTGAAAATTCATTCAATTACCGTGGATTCGGTCTGGATGTGTTTTTCCAGTATGCTACCGGACATGACGTGTACAATGATACGTACCGGTTTATGATGACACCTGCTACCTTCAATCTGCATACAGATTACATGGACCGCTGGCAGGAACCGGGAGACGAGACCGATGTTCCAAGAAACGTATTCGGTGACCTTGCTGATGATGCAACGAGAGCATCCACACGTTTTCTTGAAGACGGAAGTTACATCCGGCTGCGTGAACTCACCCTCTCCTACAACCTTCCTCACAACTTTACTGAGCAACTGGGAATCGCCAATGCCCGGTTGTTTGTTCAGGGAACCAATCTTTGGACATCTCATAACCTGAGTGTCGGGGATCCGGAAGGTTCAGCAGACGGTGCATCAGGTAACCTCGACCGTGGCGAACTCTTCTTTACACCGCCGCAACAGCGTACCATCACCGGTGGAGTCAACCTGAACTTTTGA
- a CDS encoding ABC-F family ATP-binding cassette domain-containing protein, which produces MTYLSAEQLSKSFGIKPLFEGLTFGLSKGDKTALVAPNGTGKSTLLRVLAGSETPDEGKVMIRNGVRVGFLEQEPRLDDQLTIRKCISRDRSDVVSTIRRYEKAVKAQEEKVTENSRKEYDEALAAMNAADAWDYEQRMKQILGRLNIHELDQSIASLSGGERKRVALAFVLLDNPDILLLDEPTNHLDIEMIEWLESYLEKSTTTLLMVTHDRYFLDRVCNHIIEIDQGKLYHHKGNYSYYLQKKAERQQAEEQSVNKAGQLLKKELEWMRRAPKARGTKSKSRISAFYETEEKVKQQTGGPGLRLDISMQRMGKKILELKNVSKSFGSTVILDSFSYSFNRGERIGIIGNNGSGKTTFLNILTGEEEADAGFIDKGSTIIYGHYRQQGLEADENLRVIEVIKEIAEVITLSDGRQISASQFLEHFMFPSKMQYTPVGKLSGGERRRLGLMMVLIKNPNFLILDEPTNDLDLETLTRLEDFLQDFGGCLIVVSHDRFFMEKLVDHYFIFEGNGHIRDFNGTYREYRQELAQKEKGDPATDHKSSDGAGQSRSGSKSKQRAANGKKNDGHNVSGNGSDGFGADVKKKLSYKERKELGALEKEIAKLEEEKSEIETALASGTLEYEDLQHKSERHGELGALIDQKSERWLELAEREGI; this is translated from the coding sequence ATGACGTATCTCTCAGCAGAACAGCTTTCCAAATCATTTGGCATCAAACCACTGTTTGAAGGACTCACATTCGGTCTTTCAAAGGGGGACAAGACCGCACTCGTGGCGCCCAACGGTACTGGCAAATCGACACTTCTGAGAGTGCTGGCCGGCAGCGAGACCCCGGATGAAGGCAAGGTGATGATTCGGAACGGCGTTCGCGTCGGCTTTCTCGAACAGGAGCCGCGCCTTGATGACCAACTGACCATCAGGAAATGCATCTCCCGGGACCGCTCAGATGTTGTTTCCACCATCCGGCGCTACGAAAAGGCGGTTAAAGCCCAGGAGGAGAAGGTAACCGAAAATTCCAGAAAGGAGTACGATGAGGCTCTTGCCGCCATGAACGCCGCTGATGCCTGGGATTACGAACAGCGTATGAAGCAGATTCTGGGCAGGCTTAACATTCATGAACTGGATCAGAGTATTGCTTCTCTCTCCGGCGGAGAGCGAAAGCGTGTCGCGCTTGCGTTTGTCCTGCTCGATAATCCTGACATTCTGCTTCTTGACGAGCCGACCAACCATCTTGACATTGAGATGATCGAGTGGCTGGAAAGCTATCTCGAAAAAAGCACGACTACCCTGCTGATGGTGACCCATGACCGCTATTTCCTGGATCGGGTATGCAATCACATTATCGAAATCGATCAGGGAAAGCTCTACCACCACAAGGGAAACTACTCATATTATCTGCAAAAAAAGGCCGAACGGCAGCAAGCCGAGGAGCAATCCGTCAACAAGGCCGGACAGCTGCTCAAAAAAGAGCTTGAGTGGATGCGCCGGGCACCCAAGGCCCGCGGAACCAAGTCCAAGTCACGTATTTCCGCTTTTTACGAAACCGAAGAAAAGGTGAAACAGCAGACCGGCGGACCAGGACTGCGGCTGGACATCTCGATGCAGCGCATGGGGAAAAAGATCCTCGAACTTAAAAATGTGAGCAAATCGTTCGGCAGCACGGTGATACTTGACAGCTTCTCCTACTCCTTCAACCGGGGCGAGCGTATCGGTATTATCGGCAATAACGGATCCGGCAAAACCACCTTTCTGAATATCCTTACCGGAGAGGAGGAAGCTGACGCAGGCTTCATCGACAAAGGGTCCACTATTATTTACGGCCATTATCGACAGCAGGGCCTGGAGGCAGATGAGAATCTGAGAGTTATTGAAGTGATAAAGGAGATTGCCGAAGTAATCACCTTGTCGGACGGCAGGCAGATCTCTGCATCCCAGTTTCTGGAACATTTCATGTTTCCGTCCAAAATGCAGTATACGCCGGTAGGCAAACTGAGCGGCGGTGAACGCCGAAGACTGGGCCTGATGATGGTTCTGATCAAGAACCCCAATTTCCTCATTCTGGATGAGCCCACCAATGACCTTGATCTGGAGACACTCACCCGGCTTGAAGATTTTCTTCAGGATTTCGGAGGGTGTCTGATCGTCGTGTCACACGACCGCTTTTTCATGGAAAAGCTGGTTGATCATTATTTTATTTTCGAGGGTAATGGTCACATCCGGGATTTTAATGGTACGTATCGTGAGTACCGGCAGGAACTGGCACAGAAAGAGAAAGGCGATCCCGCTACCGACCACAAATCATCCGATGGCGCCGGACAGAGCCGCTCCGGTTCAAAGTCAAAACAGCGTGCAGCAAACGGTAAGAAAAACGACGGGCACAACGTATCCGGCAACGGATCCGACGGGTTTGGTGCTGATGTCAAAAAAAAGCTGAGCTACAAGGAGCGCAAGGAACTGGGGGCTCTCGAAAAAGAAATTGCAAAGCTTGAAGAAGAGAAGTCAGAAATAGAGACAGCGTTAGCCTCCGGCACACTGGAATATGAGGATTTGCAGCATAAGTCCGAGCGGCATGGCGAGCTGGGAGCACTTATTGATCAGAAAAGCGAGCGCTGGCTTGAACTGGCCGAACGTGAAGGTATCTGA
- a CDS encoding ATP-grasp domain-containing protein — protein sequence MPSLPSKNVFMIGLNEFNHEKLKSIRNFDSYTFHGLIPPEEAEDADDYNIPVMLNELEKKLIKFNGSVDAIVTYIDFPISMMTPILRPKFGLTSPSLESILKCQHKYWGRVVQKEIVPDAVPRFCALDPFADDPYASVDLKFPFWLKPVKSVGSYLGFRIKNRREFDRAVGVIRKYIGRMAEPFNAILDRAEVPAEIRKVDGSFCIAEQIIGGRQCTLEGYVFNGKVNIYGVVDSIRHANKSTFFHYDYPSRLPVSVQKRMTAITEDVLAHIGYDNHPFNIEFFWNQSTGKIWLLEINTRISQSHSDLFEKVDGASNHQITVELGMGRDPAFPKRKGEYNRASKFFYRKWEDAIVTRVPTPEEIAEIQRDVPGSLIDVKVAEGVRLYDLNEQDSYSYDLAWIFLGANNYRDLGRKYRECVERLRFEFKQADLLPPGQRIESQP from the coding sequence ATGCCTTCTCTGCCTTCGAAGAATGTTTTCATGATCGGATTAAATGAATTCAATCATGAAAAACTGAAATCCATCAGGAACTTTGACTCATACACATTTCACGGACTCATACCGCCCGAAGAAGCTGAAGATGCGGATGATTACAATATCCCGGTCATGCTGAACGAACTGGAAAAAAAGCTGATAAAGTTCAACGGATCCGTGGATGCCATCGTGACATATATTGATTTCCCTATCAGCATGATGACCCCCATCCTGCGGCCGAAATTCGGACTTACCTCACCCTCATTGGAGAGCATCCTGAAATGCCAGCATAAATACTGGGGGCGGGTAGTTCAGAAAGAGATCGTGCCCGATGCCGTACCGCGGTTTTGCGCCCTTGACCCGTTTGCCGATGATCCTTATGCATCTGTGGATCTGAAGTTCCCTTTCTGGCTGAAACCCGTTAAATCAGTCGGATCATACCTCGGGTTTCGCATTAAAAACCGCAGGGAGTTTGACCGGGCCGTCGGGGTCATCCGGAAATACATCGGAAGAATGGCCGAACCCTTCAATGCCATCCTCGACCGGGCTGAAGTACCTGCAGAAATCCGCAAGGTGGACGGCAGCTTCTGTATAGCGGAACAAATTATCGGAGGGCGGCAGTGTACACTGGAAGGATATGTTTTTAATGGAAAAGTAAATATTTATGGTGTGGTTGATTCCATCCGCCATGCCAATAAATCGACATTTTTCCATTATGACTACCCGTCCCGGCTGCCCGTTTCGGTACAGAAGCGCATGACCGCAATCACCGAAGATGTGCTGGCACATATCGGCTATGACAATCATCCGTTCAACATCGAGTTTTTCTGGAACCAGTCCACCGGCAAGATCTGGCTGCTTGAAATAAATACCCGGATATCGCAGTCACACAGTGACCTTTTTGAAAAGGTGGATGGCGCCTCCAATCACCAGATTACCGTAGAGCTGGGAATGGGGCGCGACCCCGCATTTCCCAAACGAAAAGGGGAATACAACAGAGCTTCCAAGTTTTTTTACCGCAAGTGGGAAGATGCGATCGTCACACGGGTACCCACACCGGAAGAGATTGCAGAAATACAGCGCGATGTGCCCGGGTCGCTTATTGACGTGAAAGTTGCGGAGGGGGTCCGGCTTTATGATCTGAACGAGCAGGACAGCTACAGCTACGACCTGGCATGGATTTTCCTCGGAGCCAATAACTATCGTGATCTGGGCAGGAAGTACAGAGAGTGTGTTGAAAGACTAAGATTTGAATTCAAACAGGCAGACCTGCTGCCGCCCGGGCAGCGAATTGAATCGCAACCGTAA
- a CDS encoding RagB/SusD family nutrient uptake outer membrane protein, whose protein sequence is MKYPKSILPVSLIAGLFFLASCDVLNIEPEQSLSDEEIFTDASAAEAAVVGMYDGLQEGGAYGGIGIMAADFPTDVSRFTGSFTTFLNIRDYDPISSTNISILDIWADTYNPVNRANNIIEGAEEVPDVSGEVIAGWQAEAMFVRALSHFHLVRYFARPYIDGRDNPGIPLVLEPTDEPGEHLNLPRASVGDVYDQIIEDLEFAEANLPAEQAFDGQATVGAAQALLARVYLHQEEWQLAYDHANAVIETSPYQLSADVVTPWADVNYNGPEFIFAVQNRADDQIGVNDAIASFHIPDSEGGRGDIRAFSKLVESFEEDDERLSGLHYETDDESEEGDIFTGKWVGGSQEDNIPVLRMADVYLMRAEAAAELSEYEQALTDLNTIRNRAGASEYDEDDFANGDELVDLILHERYLELSFEGHRKHDFLRRGLDIQDENQGRVIPHDADMVIFPIPAREIDVNPELEQNPGYN, encoded by the coding sequence ATGAAATATCCAAAGTCAATTTTACCCGTATCTCTCATTGCAGGACTGTTTTTCCTGGCTTCCTGCGATGTACTTAATATCGAGCCTGAGCAGTCCCTCTCAGATGAAGAGATTTTCACCGATGCATCCGCTGCTGAAGCGGCTGTTGTCGGAATGTATGACGGACTGCAGGAAGGTGGTGCATATGGCGGTATCGGCATTATGGCCGCTGATTTTCCGACCGATGTATCCCGTTTTACAGGATCGTTTACTACGTTCCTGAATATCAGAGACTACGATCCTATAAGCAGTACAAATATATCTATTCTGGACATATGGGCTGATACCTACAATCCGGTCAACCGAGCCAACAATATCATTGAAGGTGCCGAAGAGGTTCCGGATGTATCCGGCGAAGTTATTGCCGGATGGCAGGCAGAGGCCATGTTTGTCAGAGCGCTGAGCCATTTCCATCTGGTACGCTATTTTGCCAGACCCTACATTGACGGCCGGGACAACCCCGGTATTCCGCTGGTTCTGGAACCAACCGATGAGCCGGGCGAACATCTCAATCTCCCGAGAGCTTCTGTAGGTGATGTATACGACCAGATCATTGAAGATCTTGAGTTTGCCGAGGCCAATCTTCCGGCGGAACAAGCCTTTGACGGTCAGGCAACTGTAGGTGCCGCACAGGCACTTCTGGCACGCGTCTACCTCCATCAGGAAGAATGGCAGCTGGCATATGATCATGCCAACGCCGTGATCGAAACATCCCCGTATCAGTTGTCTGCCGATGTTGTAACACCCTGGGCTGACGTCAACTATAACGGTCCTGAGTTTATCTTTGCCGTTCAGAACCGTGCAGACGATCAGATCGGTGTGAACGATGCCATTGCTTCTTTCCATATCCCTGATTCAGAGGGTGGCCGCGGTGACATCCGTGCATTCTCCAAACTCGTGGAGTCGTTTGAAGAAGATGATGAACGGCTGAGCGGCCTCCATTATGAGACAGACGATGAGTCGGAAGAAGGTGATATCTTCACCGGCAAGTGGGTAGGAGGCAGCCAGGAAGACAATATTCCCGTGCTTCGCATGGCGGATGTCTACCTGATGCGCGCAGAAGCGGCAGCCGAACTGAGCGAATACGAGCAGGCGCTGACCGATCTTAATACGATCCGTAACCGTGCCGGAGCTTCTGAGTATGATGAAGATGATTTCGCCAATGGTGATGAACTGGTGGATCTGATTCTGCATGAGCGGTATCTTGAGCTCAGCTTCGAAGGGCATCGCAAGCATGATTTCCTACGCCGCGGACTGGATATCCAGGATGAAAACCAGGGTCGGGTCATTCCTCACGACGCAGACATGGTGATCTTCCCGATCCCAGCCCGTGAGATTGATGTCAATCCCGAACTTGAGCAGAATCCGGGATACAACTGA
- a CDS encoding alpha-amylase family glycosyl hydrolase, translating into MELLRDKGAVLHDKGCRFSVWAPHADDVFVTGSFNNWDKQANPMIPGKNGVWKADIEGVKDGDEYRYRIINGDKELYRIDPYARKVTDSRGNGVIRPLQLCSDMKPFEPPPMNELIIYEIHIGTFGKTEDQSGPGTLEGAARHLPYLRDLGINAVEIMPLAEFAGSYSWGYNPAHIFAVESEYGRLYQFRKFVEEAHRLGIAVILDVVYNHFGPDDLDLWQFDGWSENNMGGIYFYNDWRAETPWGHTRPDYGREQVRRFIRDNALMWLCEYNIDGLRWDMTSYIRNVHGHDGDPGGDLPDGWSLMQQVTGEIKDFRPTAINIAEDLQNNAALTKMPEDGGAGFDTQWNARFVHNVRKNLLARHDHYRNMDEIRDAILHRYYLNAFERVIYTESHDEVANGKARVPEEVDPGSASSWAAKKKSLLGAALVFTTPGIPMIFQGQEFLEDDWFHDQDPVDWSKLETFHGIYLFYRDIIALRRNKHGNTLGLTGQEVDVFHMSHELKMIAWHRWSQGGPGDSTVVIANFSGNERHDYEIVMPSPGKWIVRLNSDSNHYDPDFGNNGCSEVHAEPKDQDSPPVGKIRIAPYSVLILSRD; encoded by the coding sequence ATGGAGCTGTTGAGAGATAAAGGGGCAGTATTGCATGACAAAGGATGCCGGTTTTCGGTCTGGGCACCCCATGCTGATGACGTTTTCGTAACGGGTTCGTTCAACAACTGGGACAAGCAGGCGAATCCCATGATACCCGGCAAAAATGGGGTATGGAAGGCCGACATCGAGGGCGTCAAGGACGGCGACGAGTACCGCTACCGGATTATCAACGGGGACAAGGAGCTTTATCGCATCGATCCCTATGCCCGGAAAGTGACAGATTCCAGAGGCAATGGTGTCATCAGGCCACTGCAGCTTTGCAGCGATATGAAGCCTTTCGAGCCGCCGCCGATGAATGAACTGATTATCTACGAAATTCATATTGGCACTTTTGGCAAAACAGAGGATCAGTCCGGTCCCGGCACCCTCGAGGGCGCAGCAAGGCACTTGCCATATCTTCGCGATCTGGGCATCAATGCGGTTGAAATCATGCCTCTGGCAGAGTTTGCCGGCAGTTATTCATGGGGTTACAATCCGGCTCACATTTTTGCAGTGGAAAGTGAATACGGACGATTGTACCAGTTCCGGAAGTTTGTGGAAGAAGCGCACCGGCTGGGAATCGCCGTAATCCTCGACGTCGTCTACAATCACTTCGGACCGGACGACCTGGACCTGTGGCAGTTCGACGGTTGGAGTGAAAACAATATGGGCGGCATTTATTTCTATAATGACTGGAGGGCCGAAACGCCCTGGGGGCATACCCGCCCCGACTACGGCAGGGAGCAAGTCCGCAGGTTCATCCGCGATAATGCGCTCATGTGGCTATGCGAGTATAATATCGACGGACTGCGATGGGATATGACATCCTACATCCGGAATGTTCACGGGCATGACGGCGATCCCGGAGGTGATCTTCCGGACGGATGGAGCCTGATGCAGCAGGTTACCGGGGAAATAAAGGATTTCCGGCCGACAGCCATAAACATTGCCGAGGATCTGCAGAACAACGCCGCCCTGACCAAAATGCCGGAAGACGGTGGTGCCGGATTTGATACGCAGTGGAATGCCCGTTTCGTGCACAACGTCCGTAAAAATCTTCTGGCCCGCCATGATCACTACCGCAACATGGACGAAATCAGGGATGCCATACTTCACCGGTACTATCTGAATGCATTCGAGCGTGTGATCTACACGGAATCCCACGATGAGGTGGCAAACGGAAAAGCCAGGGTACCCGAAGAGGTGGATCCCGGCAGTGCCTCGTCATGGGCGGCAAAAAAGAAATCCCTGCTTGGCGCCGCGCTCGTTTTTACAACACCCGGCATTCCCATGATCTTCCAGGGCCAGGAATTTCTGGAGGATGACTGGTTTCATGATCAGGATCCGGTCGACTGGTCCAAACTGGAAACCTTTCACGGCATCTATCTTTTTTACAGGGATATTATCGCGCTGCGGCGCAACAAACATGGAAATACACTGGGTCTTACCGGCCAGGAAGTGGATGTGTTTCATATGAGCCACGAGCTGAAAATGATCGCATGGCACCGCTGGAGCCAAGGCGGACCCGGCGACAGCACGGTTGTAATCGCCAATTTTTCAGGAAATGAGCGGCATGATTATGAAATTGTCATGCCGTCACCGGGGAAATGGATCGTACGCCTGAACAGTGACAGCAACCACTATGATCCGGATTTTGGAAATAACGGTTGTTCCGAGGTGCATGCAGAACCGAAAGATCAGGATTCCCCGCCCGTTGGAAAGATTCGCATTGCCCCGTACAGTGTGCTGATTTTGTCCCGCGATTAA
- a CDS encoding substrate-binding periplasmic protein, protein MTFKNRRLLFAVTAILLLIFISILPGTVQASQDKGDPWPEVLEEGSGTIKALYVPADGFAYKDDSGKLTGVTVELLREFVQFVSDTYEAELEIVFEEEENWSRFYQRVVDGQDGLIGFGNVTITEERRSELAFSPSYMTNIASLVTHENAPGLEAPERIGKTFSGRDALAFEGTLHENRLTEIVSKYHPDAEIIMAHSNAEIIEKLSSGDAYFAYIDLYNYWRAREEGAPLQRHDVADESAEEFGYIMPLESTWEPVVKQFFGKNGGITQTEKYREIMKKHLGTELARTLLDAADQ, encoded by the coding sequence ATGACTTTTAAAAATCGCCGGCTGCTCTTTGCTGTCACCGCAATTCTGTTGCTTATATTCATTTCAATTCTGCCGGGCACAGTACAGGCGTCACAGGACAAGGGAGATCCGTGGCCAGAGGTTCTGGAAGAAGGTTCGGGTACGATTAAGGCACTCTATGTTCCGGCAGACGGATTCGCCTACAAAGATGATTCCGGAAAGCTGACCGGTGTGACTGTTGAGTTGCTGCGTGAATTCGTACAGTTTGTATCGGATACCTATGAGGCAGAACTTGAAATCGTTTTCGAAGAGGAAGAAAACTGGAGCCGGTTTTACCAGAGAGTAGTTGATGGACAAGACGGATTGATAGGATTTGGCAATGTCACCATTACCGAAGAGCGCCGCAGCGAACTTGCCTTCAGCCCCTCATACATGACCAATATTGCATCTCTGGTAACGCACGAAAATGCGCCCGGACTCGAGGCGCCGGAACGCATCGGAAAAACCTTTTCCGGCAGGGACGCCCTGGCCTTCGAGGGTACGCTTCACGAAAATAGGCTCACTGAAATCGTCTCAAAATACCATCCGGACGCCGAAATCATCATGGCGCACAGTAATGCTGAAATTATCGAAAAACTGTCATCAGGCGATGCCTATTTCGCTTACATCGACCTGTACAACTACTGGAGAGCCCGCGAAGAGGGGGCGCCGCTGCAACGGCATGATGTCGCTGATGAATCTGCCGAAGAGTTCGGATACATAATGCCTCTCGAATCCACCTGGGAGCCGGTCGTGAAGCAATTCTTCGGGAAAAACGGAGGCATCACGCAAACGGAAAAATACCGGGAGATTATGAAGAAACATCTCGGTACCGAACTGGCCCGCACCCTCCTGGATGCTGCCGATCAGTAA